The following coding sequences lie in one Silene latifolia isolate original U9 population chromosome 5, ASM4854445v1, whole genome shotgun sequence genomic window:
- the LOC141656176 gene encoding uncharacterized protein LOC141656176: MIPRQDDSWRITWSVRRSPRLARESPNAPIVSPLTVRRVDKLQVRRKLSTLFDQDGGDGEQTGYAQESPNEGQQTGYDQVRVDGEEQSFYAEEVDDEDYWSEDSQFSHLDIEETEVEGDLVEEEELFGDGSHDNLIDVVNNNINQSCRRVTGKGKTKLIDVDDLDVRVGEELDVNSDEDISVAGSGDDEAKSYDTFDPAVDFGRPIILKKGLKFPCVEVYRKVVRQHAIENGYEPYFEHNDSTRVTVYCRHRCECPWNAKRSRLPKCTCGAKRKCRFRLYAAKLKGDTTTFQIKTLYLDHICVYTTKNGMVTSEWMAQKYLEVWRGDPHWSLKGLQTRVKLDYGVDVGYHKCWVARARAKMMIEGNSDDQYKRVWDYVFSIRKYNLGSSAYVKVDRIDRPPPIFQRMYICMAACKEGFLKGCRPLLGVDGCHLKGMYPGMCLAAVSMDGNNNIFPVAWGVVEVENAETWEWFLDLLNRDIGSDEGDGLTFMSDRQKGLIDALNVVVPRAEIRFCVRRIWANFKLQLHGQAFKDSFWRAAWATTEVEFKAELEEIKKLSDGAYNYVSKTPPRHWSRHAFSTNCKSSMILNNLCETFNSVLKDARDKPILTHMELMRRYIMKRNFEKREGVDKYEGRYMPYIQKCFKRLIIESRTAKVHPSMSTNFEVDYKGETFTVNLVEQKCICFHWQLTGIPCVHAMACILDQRLIPEDFVNEAYSREKYLMAYRPVIKPMPGVSQWEEAGLPEPLPPALRRMPGRPSKKKRRKEADESTQVKRTKKSNKCGRCGGLGHNKKTCKNPPTAPKQRNKGGRPPTTDSWVNANKTRAQYKKRTTRTHDEAISSQTESQPPCGSTSQPH; encoded by the exons ATGATACCTAGGCAAGATGATAGCTGGAGAATTACATGGTCAGTTAGGAGAAGCCCGAGATTAGCAAGAGAAAGCCCTAATGCACCTATTGTATCACCTCTGACTGTGAGAAGAGTGGATAAGTTACAAGTAAGGAGGAAATTGTCAACACTATTTGATCAGGATGGGGGTGATGGGGAACAAACTGGTTATGCTCAAGAGAGTCCTAATGAAGGACAACAAACTGGTTATGATCAAGTGAGAGTTGATGGAGAGGAGCAAAGTTTTTATGCTGAGGAGGTGGATGATGAGGATTACTGGAGTGAAGATAGTCAATTTAGCCATTTGGATATAGAGGAGACTGAAGTTGAGGGTGACTtagtggaggaggaggagctgtTTGGTGATGGATCTCATGATAACCTAATCGATGTGGTTAACAACAATATTAATCAGTCTTGTAGAAGGGTAACAGGCAAAGGGAAGACAAAGTTGATTGATGTTGATGACTTAGATGTAAGGGTTGGTGAGGAACTTGATGTGAATTCTGATGAGGACATTAGTGTGGCAGGTTCAGGGGATGATGAAGCTAAGTCATATGATACATTTGATCCTGCTGTTGACTTTGGGAGACCAATTATTCTTAAGAAAGGATTAAAATTTCCTTGTGTTGAGGTTTATAGGAAAGTAGTTAGGCAACATGCTATTGAGAATGGTTATGAACCATATTTCGAACACAATGACAGTACTAGAGTAACAGTTTACTGTAGACATAGATGTGAATGTCCTTGGAATGCTAAAAGGTCTAGGTTGCCTAAATGTACTTGTGGTGCTAAAAGAAAGTGTAGGTTTAGGTTGTATGCCGCGAAATTAAAAGGTGACACAACCACATTTCAGATTAAAACATTGTACTTGGATCATATCTGTGTATACACAACAAAAAATGGAATGGTTACATCAGAGTGGATGGCTCAAAAGTACCTAGAGGTGTGGAGGGGAGATCCACATTGGTCTTTAAAGGGACTTCAAACTAGAGTAAAGTTGGATTATGGAGTTGATGTAGGATATCACAAGTGTTGGGTGGCTAGAGCAAGGGCAAAAATGATGATAGAAGGTAATTCAGATGACCAATATAAAAGGGTATGGGACTATGTATTTTCAATTAGGAAGTATAATCTAGGGTCCTCGGCTTATGTTAAGGTTGATAGGATTGACAGACCCCCTCCAATTTTCCAAAGAATGTACATATGTATGGCAGCTTGCAAAGAAGGGTTTCTGAAAGGGTGTAGGCCCCTCCTTGGTGTTGATGGCTGTCATTTGAAGGGGATGTACCCTGGAATGTGTTTGGCTGCTGTGTCAATGGATGGAAATAACAATATCTTTCCAGTTGCGTGGGGTGTTGTAGAGGTGGAAAATGCTGAGACCTGGGAGTGGTTTTTGGATTTGTTAAATAGAGATATTGGCTCGGATGAAGGCGATGGCTTAACTTTTATGTCTGATAGGCAAAAG GGATTGATCGATGCACTGAATGTGGTTGTGCCTAGAGCTGAGATCAGGTTTTGTGTTAGGCGCATATGGGCCAACTTCAAGTTACAATTGCATGGTCAAGCCTTCAAAGATAGCTTTTGGAGGGCTGCTTGGGCAACAACAGAG GTTGAGTTCAAGGCAGAATTGGAAGAAATAAAAAAACTTTCAGATGGAGCTTACAACTATGTCAGCAAAACACCACCAAGGCATTGGAGCAGACATGCCTTCTCAACCAATTGTAAGAGTAGCATGATTCTCAATAATCTTTGTGAGACATTCAATTCTGTCTTGAAAGATGCAAGAGACAAGCCTATTCTTACACACATGGAATTGATGCGTAGATATATTATGAAGAGGAACTTTGAAAAAAGAGAAGGAGTAGATAAGTATGAGGGACGATATATGCCATACATTCAGAAATGCTTCAAAAGATTGATTATTGAATCAAGGACCGCCAAAGTCCACCCAAGTATGTCCACGAATTTTGAGGTTGACTATAAAGGAGAGACTTTTACTGTCAATTTGGTGGAACAAAAATGCATTTGCTTTCATTGGCAGTTAACTGGTATACCATGCGTCCATGCCATGGCATGTATTCTGGATCAAAGACTAATCCCTGAAGATTTTGTAAATGAAGCATATTCTAGGGAGAAGTATCTAATGGCATATAGACCTGTAATCAAACCTATGCCCGGTGTTTCTCAATGGGAAGAAGCAGGCCTACCTGAACCACTACCACCTGCCTTAAGAAGGATGCCAGGGAGACCTTctaagaaaaaaagaagaaaagaagcagatgAGTCCACTCAAGTGAAGAGAACCAAAAAGTCTAACAAGTGTGGAAGATGTGGTGGTCTAGGGCATAACAAGAAGACTTGTAAGAACCCTCCAACGGCACCCAAGCAAAGGAACAAAGGTGGCAGACCACCTACTACGGATTCATGGGTCAATGCAAATAAAACTAGAGCTCAATACAAAAAAAGAACAACCAGAACCCATGATGAAGCCATTTCGAGCCAAACTGAAAGTCAACCTCCTTGTGGGTCAACATCCCAACCACATTAG